The window cacatataatTACATGCAAACTCTCACTGATCTTCACACATGTGCAATTTTATGCCTATTCATTAGCAATACAGTTTCGACGCACCTATATGAACGTGTTAAGGAAAATAAGGAGAAttaggaaaatattttattaaaaatgtttgcAAAGAGTTAATGTAATTatgataaaacaaaatgcaACGTGTTATGCACTTTCTTATTGCAAAAGTATGCAATGTTCAATGGACTTGAAAAAACTCAAAAAAATAGGTAAATGGATAAATAGGTACATAAATGCGCggataaataaatgaacagataaataaataaacggGGAAATAAATGAGTGggtaaaaaaacaaataagttTAACATGACAATTCTTCATAAATGCACATGTACCTTAAAATATAGAtctgtaattaaaaaaaaataataaataaggcCTATTCACAGTGGCATAACCATATGTACATaacaacaaaaatgaaaGCATGAAAAACGTGTTAATCGTAGAAAGGATTAACAAATAGCATGAAAATAACACAAAAGAGTAACACAGTTCGTTAAATGTTTGTAATATcccgctttttttttttttttttcctttttttttaagagtTTGCAAAAACAAAACAGTAACCCCCACCCAGTTTTTTATTCACGCATGAGTGCCGAGTGTAAAACTTATTCCTCTCTAAGGTGACAATATCCAAACATTCACTTGCTACCCCTCTTCGACTGTTAATGCTTATCTTGTTGCAGTGTTACACTATGTCAATTACATTTCTTCAACCCTTTTTTTTGGGGGCTTGAAAGAATACTAACGAAAGGCACTATATACAGCACTTGTTTTCTGATTTTTGATGTTACATTTTTGCATAAAATCATTAAGAAGAGATGTGAGTTCATTTCGAGCTATTTGTACTTGATTGTATGTTGATGCAGTAATTTCTATGTGTAGTGGTTTAGTGTCTAGTAAGAAATTGGTTTTATTTGGTTTGGATGGGTTAGCATATTGTCCTTTAATTTGACAGCTAGCTCCTGACATATCAGCAATTCTTGCCAAAACATCGCGATGAGAAATTTTTAAACGAACATGTTGTGGGTAATCATTAATGTAAAATTCTTCTAAAATTGTGTTATCCTctgtaatatatgtatgtggtAAGTAAGGGGaatatttcttcatattttttgttctgATAACATTTAAAAGCATATTTCTTTGAATACTTTCATTTCTCGATTCCATTTgcattttgttatttattaatttttttttaatatcctCCTTGGTTTTGTTAAATGTAGCTTGCCTTTCTTTTTCATCCTTTATATGTTCTGTTGCTTTTAATGCTTCTTGCTCTGCAGCCTTGTCAATATCATTCTCCTGGGATATATTAACACTCCTGTAGTTGTTTTGATGATGtgcaataaaattatatgttttcatcagttcgtttattttttttgctttcaATGATAAGTTCATTGTGTCGTTCATCTTTATTCGTTGTATTTCTAGTTCGATTTTTTTCATCTCATTAGGGTCCGCGTTAAGCGGAGCGTTATGGTTAGACTGCGTGTTATGGTTAGGATGcgtattattgttaattgGTATGCTACGGCTAAGTGGCGTGTTAGGGGAAGGTGGCACTACAGCGTTAGATGGCATATTCACATTTTCCCTACTCGAAGTGTTTTCTACATCCCCGTCGGAGGTATACACATCTACATTGTCCGCATTTTCCTCTACTACTAAACCGAGCTCCTTTTTGGCAAGAGCTTTGTCTAATTGCATCCTTGACTTTTCATTAGGTGTGAACTTGTATCCCTTTCCTTtgtatccttttttttttttaatgtctACGGAGTTACTATTTGCATATTGTTGAACCATGGTTTCAAGTTCAGGTGGTATAtctattgttttatttaagtaataaatattatttttaattaaattataaatgtcATACGCTTTTGAATGTTCATTAGGTGTAATAAACGTGTAAGCATATCCTATATTATTAGATCGTCCTGTTCTACCAATCCTATGAATATAATCTTCTATATGATCTGGACATTCATAATTAATTACtagtataatattttttatatctattCCTCTCGCCATAACAGAAGTAgcaattaaaattttgttttgttcatttttaaaattctgtAAAGTACATTGTCGATCTGCTTGATCCTGCCCTCCATGTAATACTAACGTTTTATAATCATATTTGAATAATTCTAAATATAACACATCTGCTTCTAACTgtttattaacaaaaataagaattaacCCATATTTTACCCATTCACCtagtaattttaaaagtcgaaaaatttttttagattCATCCAGTACTTCAACAAActgataaatattattattcgtttttcccttttctccaactattatttctataggtttatataataatttttttgctaaGGTTTGTATATAATTCGGAAACGTAGCAGAAATCATAGCTGTCTGTTTATCCTTTCtacaattatttaatatactaTGAATCTGAGATTCAAATCCTAAGTCTAACAAACGGTCTGCTTCATCTAATACAACAAATGATACTCTATTCAAATTAGTTACTTTACAATTACTAATAGTTAGTATATCTATAATACGACCTGGAGTACCTACTAATATTTCTACTCCTCTTTTTAAAGTATTCAATTGCTTTCCTATATTGGAACCTCCATATACtgctaatatttttaaactaACAGAATCGCAATATACttttgcttcattttttacttgtATACTTAACTCTCTTGTAGGTGTGAGGATAATACCTATAGGTCCATCATTTTTTCTCAAAGGTGGTTGATGTAAAACATGTCGAATTAGAGGAAATAAATAGGACAAGGTTTTTCCACTACCTGTCTCAGCTATAGCTATAACATCTCTACCACACATAAGTGCAGGTATAGTTTGCATTTGTATgttgaacatttttttaaaattttttttttctaaaatggGTAAAATTTTTGAAGGTAATCCACATTGATAAAAGTATTGCACTGGACGAGGACAATTTTTACCCCTCACAATTatatttccattattttttctaaacatGTCAACATCattttctttcatatttgttatttcacttacttgtacataaatatttttttttattggtaAATACTCAATTTCGTCATGATTGACCTGTAACACTTTCTTGTTAACCTTTTTCAAACTATTCGTTTCACAGTTGAACTCGCTGTCGTCACTTAAGTCTTCATTTGAGTTTTCCTCTGTATCGCTTATTACTCCAATCTCCAGCTCCTGCTTCTTTTTTGCGCTCCTTTTGTCATCCTCTTTTCCTGCTACACCATTTTCTGCTGTAACTTTTACTTCCTTCTCATTTTCTTTCTTCACATCGTCCTCCGCTTTTTTCTTAAGTGCCTCGATGAACAGTTTGTGAAATTTTTCATCTTCCTCATCCGATgcatttttcatttgattTTCTTCACTAGAAGCATTGTTCATTTGAATCCTACTTTTGTTCATTTCCTTATCACATATTTCTTTCTCCTCAGTCCTATCAGCTTCATTAGAATTATTCGCATTGTCATCCTCCCCCTCACTTTGCACTTTTTCAAATTTGTGTCTGTTCATATGGTAGCTATAAATTTCGTCTAACGTTATGCACTGATTAGCTCTTATTTTTCCGTCCTCCTCCTTATCATCCCCCTCTtccatattttctatttctaaatttttcataaacaGTTCTAATGGGTCTTCTCCCTGTTCCActtcttcttcatcttttTCTCCTAGTCCCTTttccccatttttttttatacccATAATAAGACCACCGTCCTCCTCACCTCCTCTATAACGATTTTCATCATTCAAAATGGTCTCGTCCAAGgatatatttctattaatattCGTCCCGTCTTCC of the Plasmodium malariae genome assembly, chromosome: 6 genome contains:
- the PRP5 gene encoding pre-mRNA-processing ATP-dependent RNA helicase PRP5, putative, which produces MLSFKSPINMGKHSDEYYYKAKEKDNSSRKKKRRERSYDKSEREKEIDDEDMRKYKNYQEEKSYRKRDSEYYKEKIIKERKNSLKENHKKMKVKEYNHCSDEEYKNVYANDNKHNKSYDLSSISSKHVESPTKKKFQGDKYEYQKNERGKRRNMEEMDEKRYAHKCEGKEKEEVEEEEKNNNKVKHNKKGAHCSDNYSSGSSSAEREKYYKRGKIGKGVREEEEEEEEEEEEEEERGTERGEEERAEKDLDKEGKKKKKHHYSYARSDSHSTVRGKHDGKREYEKKRKKKKRDSYDGVSSKNDEEEEEQEEQDYQKEKKKKEGKERSREQMSGGKNRVKEHAKGEEENAEEDEEKKEDPNKLSRLERLKLFAEKIKKSGNEKTGKGTKFSLTTTSSSAHKKVHLEVFMLNRKEEDGTNINRNISLDETILNDENRYRGGEEDGGLIMGIKKNGEKGLGEKDEEEVEQGEDPLELFMKNLEIENMEEGDDKEEDGKIRANQCITLDEIYSYHMNRHKFEKVQSEGEDDNANNSNEADRTEEKEICDKEMNKSRIQMNNASSEENQMKNASDEEDEKFHKLFIEALKKKAEDDVKKENEKEVKVTAENGVAGKEDDKRSAKKKQELEIGVISDTEENSNEDLSDDSEFNCETNSLKKVNKKVLQVNHDEIEYLPIKKNIYVQVSEITNMKENDVDMFRKNNGNIIVRGKNCPRPVQYFYQCGLPSKILPILEKKNFKKMFNIQMQTIPALMCGRDVIAIAETGSGKTLSYLFPLIRHVLHQPPLRKNDGPIGIILTPTRELSIQVKNEAKVYCDSVSLKILAVYGGSNIGKQLNTLKRGVEILVGTPGRIIDILTISNCKVTNLNRVSFVVLDEADRLLDLGFESQIHSILNNCRKDKQTAMISATFPNYIQTLAKKLLYKPIEIIVGEKGKTNNNIYQFVEVLDESKKIFRLLKLLGEWVKYGLILIFVNKQLEADVLYLELFKYDYKTLVLHGGQDQADRQCTLQNFKNEQNKILIATSVMARGIDIKNIILVINYECPDHIEDYIHRIGRTGRSNNIGYAYTFITPNEHSKAYDIYNLIKNNIYYLNKTIDIPPELETMVQQYANSNSVDIKKKKGYKGKGYKFTPNEKSRMQLDKALAKKELGLVVEENADNVDVYTSDGDVENTSSRENVNMPSNAVVPPSPNTPLSRSIPINNNTHPNHNTQSNHNAPLNADPNEMKKIELEIQRIKMNDTMNLSLKAKKINELMKTYNFIAHHQNNYRSVNISQENDIDKAAEQEALKATEHIKDEKERQATFNKTKEDIKKKLINNKMQMESRNESIQRNMLLNVIRTKNMKKYSPYLPHTYITEDNTILEEFYINDYPQHVRLKISHRDVLARIADMSGASCQIKGQYANPSKPNKTNFLLDTKPLHIEITASTYNQVQIARNELTSLLNDFMQKCNIKNQKTSAVYSAFR